One window of the Triticum dicoccoides isolate Atlit2015 ecotype Zavitan chromosome 3B, WEW_v2.0, whole genome shotgun sequence genome contains the following:
- the LOC119276437 gene encoding ethylene-responsive transcription factor CRF2-like — MSRSRTVRIYWDDPDVTDSSSEDDEGCAARRVGRMVRELPPAPAPLVQAAAAAPSPEQCSAGDDDLPRRVGGCTRARKRLAKGGGSAAQSTKFRGVRRRPWGKYAAEIRDPWRGVRVWLGTFDTAEEAARVYDNAAIQLRGATATTNFSTSSTNSEGAQEDLTAAGYESGAESSQAVSSPTSVLRKVPSMSSLAEDRGDSEACQGDAAAGSSLSVPEELGEFVPFEDAPVYSSSSFWDFEPQSGFLYAEPSSAEEASWDASAGGEPWAAPVQENDYFQDLRDLFPLNQLPAIF, encoded by the coding sequence ATGTCGCGGTCGCGCACGGTGCGTATCTACTGGGACGATCCCGACGTGACGGACTCGTCCAGCGAGGACGACGAGGGCTGCGCCGCTCGGAGGGTGGGAAGGATGGTGCGGGAGCTTCCGCCGGCCCCGGCGCCGCtggtgcaggcggcggcggcggctccttcACCGGAGCAGTGCAGCGCGGGAGACGACGACCTGCCGAGGCGTGTTGGTGGATGTACCCGTGCGCGGAAGAGGCTGGCCAAGGGCGGCGGCTCCGCTGCGCAGAGCACCAAGTTCCGCGGCGTCAGGCGGCGGCCGTGGGGCAAGTACGCGGCGGAGATCCGCGACCCGTGGCGCGGCGTGCGCGTCTGGCTCGGCACTTTCGAcaccgccgaggaggccgcgcgcgtGTACGACAACGCGGCCATTCAGCTCCGCGGCGCCACCGCGACGACCAACTTCTCCACCTCCTCCACGAATTCGGAGGGCGCCCAGGAGGACCTGACGGCGGCCGGGTACGAGTCCGGCGCGGAGTCCTCGCAGGCGGTGTCGTCCCCGACGTCCGTGCTCCGCAAGGTGCCGTCGATGTCGTCCTTGGCGGAGGACAGGGGCGACTCGGAGGCCTGTCAAGGCGACGCCGCTGCCGGCAGCAGCCTCAGCGTTCCGGAGGAGCTGGGCGAGTTCGTGCCGTTCGAGGACGCGCCGGTCTACTCCAGCAGCAGCTTCTGGGACTTCGAGCCGCAGTCGGGGTTCCTCTACGCCGAGCCGTCCTCAGCCGAGGAGGCCTCGTGGGACGCGTCCGCCGGCGGCGAGCCGTGGGCCGCGCCGGTGcaggagaacgactacttccaggaTTTGCGCGACCTGTTCCCGCTCAACCAGCTTCCCGCGATTTTCTAG